The sequence below is a genomic window from Raphanus sativus cultivar WK10039 unplaced genomic scaffold, ASM80110v3 Scaffold3159, whole genome shotgun sequence.
TTTTGTTCCAGGTATCAATCCACTGTGCTTGGATCTTATCAGACTGTAGAACTGATTGAGACCTTCATGAATTACCAGGTACTACTTTCCATGATCCTTTTTACCATGTCTGTATGTTATTATGATACTCTAGGTTCTCGTAGATATCTGTTTTGCTCAGTTAATTGATTGGAACCTTAGCCATTAGAAAATATTTGCTTCTGCAATTCTGTTGTGAATCCCTTGCAAAATCGATAAATGAGCTTTAAGAAATTATGTATTCTACATCTGCAGGAGAACATCAAGAGATGTGTGTGCATCATATACGATCCCTCTAAAGCTGACCTAGGCGTCTTAGCCTTGAAGACTTTGAAGCTTTCAGATTCCTTTATGGAGTTGTACAGGGGCGGAAACTTTACAGGCGACAAGTATGTATATCCTGATTTATCGACAGCCTATTCCACATGAGATTGTTTAGTGTTTTAATCATCACTTTTTTTTGGTACAGGTTGAGAGAGAAAAACTTCTCGTGGATGGATATTTTTGAGGAAATACCTGTAAGTCCCTGGAGCATTGCTCTTCTCTGCCTGCAGTTTTAATAGCCACTCGTATAAGTATACAATGTTGGAACTATTACTTAATTATAGCTTACTTTGAAAAAAAAGGTTTGGCTTTGATTATGGATTTACTTTCTTTTGACAGATCAAGGTTTCAAACTCTGCGCTTGTCAGTGCCTTTATGACCGAGCTGGAGACTGATACACCTGTCTCACAGGTACGATATTTGTATTTGGATTCGGATTGTCTCTTTCTGTCAGTATTCCAAGTTTGGACCCTTAATTAATTCTTCcccattttctttttctttttttttttgctagggTGATTTTGATCGTCTTCACTCCTCAACCACTCCTTTCCTTGAGAACAATATGGAGTTTTTGATTAAATGCATGGATGATTTATCCATGGAACAACAAAAGGTATCTTAACGCAGTATTCTATTTTATTCTTCACTGTTTATTCAGTCCTCACCTTCAGAAATATCTTAATGTAATACCTTGTTTTTATTTACAGTTCCAATATTACCACCGGAACCTGTCTCGTCAGCAAGCGCAGCAACAAGCCTGGCTCCAGAAGAGAAGGTAGGTCACTTTGTTCTTTTATTCGGGTTCTGGTTCGATTTGTTTCATTTCTTCGGTTCTTATCTTGGATGATGATATAGTATTAGTCACATGTTTTAATGGCCAGAGTAGTGAGTGTCCTATATTGAACATTTGTCTTGGGCTTTTGCTTCTCATGTTAATATTCTAAGTAGCTAAATAAGAGGTTTGGTTGATAGGACGGAGAACATGGCTCGTAAATCAGC
It includes:
- the LOC130506367 gene encoding eukaryotic translation initiation factor 3 subunit H-like; its protein translation is MATMARSFLQAISKDEAVAPPLRVVQIEGLAVLKIIKHCKEFAPTLVTGQLLGLDVGSVLEITNCFPFPVRDDDEEIEADGANYQLEMMRCLREVNVDNNTVGWYQSTVLGSYQTVELIETFMNYQENIKRCVCIIYDPSKADLGVLALKTLKLSDSFMELYRGGNFTGDKLREKNFSWMDIFEEIPIKVSNSALVSAFMTELETDTPVSQGDFDRLHSSTTPFLENNMEFLIKCMDDLSMEQQKFQYYHRNLSRQQAQQQAWLQKRRTENMARKSAGEEALPEEDPSNPIFKPIPEPSRLESFLITNQVSNFCGQINGVAGQNFSRLYLTKALHE